The genome window TCCTTCAGGACTTTAACTGGTTGGTCCAAGCCGGTGACCGAATTGGGATTACCGGTGAAAACGGGGCCGGCAAGACTAGTCTCCTGAACGTGATCGCTGACCGGCTGCCATTAGACAGCGGGGTCGTTAAGATTGGTGAAACAGTCAAGTTAGGCTACTATACTCAGCAAACCGAGGGGGTCGATGATGACCAGCGAATGATTAGTTTCCTGACCGAGGTGGCTGATAGCGTGACGGACAAGGATGGCAACAAGCTCAGCGTTACCCAGCTCCTGGAACGCTTCCTTTTCCCACGCTTTATGCACGGCACGCTGATTCGAAAACTATCTGGTGGTGAGAAGCGGCGGTTGTACCTGCTCAAGATTTTAATGCAGCAACCGAACGTCCTGCTCCTCGACGAACCGACAAACGACCTGGATATTGGAACGCTGACGGTGCTAGAGGACTACCTGGATCACTTTGCAGGAACGGTTATCACGGTGTCTCACGACCGCTACTTCCTTGATAAAGTGGCGGATAACCTGCTGATTTTCCATGGACAGGGAAACATCGAACGCTACACGGGCTACTTCACGGACTACCTGAAGCAGCAACAGCAGGCTAAGGAAAGTGAGCAGGATGCTCCTAAGGCCAAAAAGGTCAAGACCAGCCGTCCCGCACCCGCTAAAAAGCAGCCAGCCGAAAAGACGAAGCTGACCTATGCCGAGGAAATCGAATGGAAGCAGATCAACCAGGACCTGGATGACCTCAGCCAGAAGCAGCAAGAAATTGAAGAGGGAATGGCGGCGGCCGCTAACGACTACCCGAAACTAGCGGCTCTCCAAAAGGAATTAAATGAAGTTCAGCAGGAAGTCGATGAAAAGACGGCCCGCTGGGAATACTTGAGCAATTACGTGGAATAGTAAAGGAGTAAGACAAGTGGCAGTAAATCAAAATGAACAGCAATACCTGGACCTCGCCCGGTACGTCTTGGAAAACGGTCATGAAAAAACTGACCGGACGGGAACGGGAACCCGGTCGGTCTTTGGCTACCAGATGCGCTTTGACCTTGCAAAGGGCTTCCCAATTTTAACAACCAAGAAGGTCCCGTTTGGCTTAATCAAGAGTGAACTCTTGTGGTTCCTGCGGGGCGACACCAACATCCGTTTCCTCCTCCAGCACCATAACCATATCTGGGACGAATGGGCCTTTAAGAAGTGGGTGGAAAGTGACGAGTACCAGGGCCCGGACATGACCGACTTTGGTCACCGCTGGCTGGTCGATGAGGACTTTAAGAAGCAGTATCTGGCAGAAAAGAAGGCTTTTTGCCAGCGAATTATTGACAACGCGGACTTCGCGAAAAAGTACGGGGACCTCGGCCTAGTTTACGGTAGCCAGTGGCGGCACTGGAAGACCAGCACTGGGGAAACGATTGACCAGATTGCTAACATCATTCACCAGATCAAGACGACCCCGGATTCACGGCGGATGATTGTTTCCGCTTGGAATCCCGAGGATGTGCCATCGATGGCTCTCCCACCGTGCCACACGATGTTTCAATTTTACGTTAACGATGGCAAGCTCAGCTGTCAGCTCTACCAACGGAGTGCTGACATCTTCCTGGGAGTTCCGTTTAACATTGCCAGTTACGCGCTCCTGACCCACATGATTGCCCACCAGTGCGGTTTACAGGTGGGGGACTTCGTGCATACCTTAGGGGATGCTCACATTTACCTGAACC of Limosilactobacillus oris contains these proteins:
- a CDS encoding thymidylate synthase, whose protein sequence is MAVNQNEQQYLDLARYVLENGHEKTDRTGTGTRSVFGYQMRFDLAKGFPILTTKKVPFGLIKSELLWFLRGDTNIRFLLQHHNHIWDEWAFKKWVESDEYQGPDMTDFGHRWLVDEDFKKQYLAEKKAFCQRIIDNADFAKKYGDLGLVYGSQWRHWKTSTGETIDQIANIIHQIKTTPDSRRMIVSAWNPEDVPSMALPPCHTMFQFYVNDGKLSCQLYQRSADIFLGVPFNIASYALLTHMIAHQCGLQVGDFVHTLGDAHIYLNHLDQIKEQLSRTPHEAPRLILPAEPKPIDQYEMEDIKLEGYTHEAAIKAPVAV